Proteins encoded by one window of Lathyrus oleraceus cultivar Zhongwan6 chromosome 1, CAAS_Psat_ZW6_1.0, whole genome shotgun sequence:
- the LOC127104824 gene encoding uncharacterized protein LOC127104824 encodes MADHNQKAEIFELNNGTVQLLVTNLGCTITSFSVPGKDGVLSDVVLGLDSVESYQKGLAPYFGCIVGRVANRIKDGKFKLDGVEYSLPLNRPPCSLHGGNVGFDKKVWEVIEYKKGETPSITFKYESHDGEEGYPGDITVTATYTLTSSTTLRLDMEGVPKNKPTIINLAQHTYWNLAGHNSGHILDHSIKIPANHVTPVDQNTVPTGEIMPVKGTPFDFTSERRIGDTVNQVGLGYDHNYVLDCGEEKAGLKHAAKVRDPSSSRVLNLWTNAPGMQFYTANYVNNVTGKGGAVYGKHAGLCLETQGFPDAVNHSHFPSVVVRPGDKYQHTMLFEFSIE; translated from the exons aTGGCGGATCACAACCAAAAAGCTGAGATCTTTGAACTCAACAATGGAACCGTGCAGCTTCTCGTTACCAATCTCGGTTGCACAATCACATCCTTCTCCGTACCTGGCAAAGATG GTGTGTTATCCGATGTTGTTCTTGGTCTGGACTCTGTTGAATCTTATCAG AAAGGTCTTGCTCCTTATTTTGGCTGCATTGTGGGTCGGGTTGCAAACCGGATTAAGGATGGAAAGTTTAAACTTGATGGGGTTGAGTACTCTTTGCCTCTCAACAGACCCCCATGCAGTCTTCATG GTGGAAATGTTGGGTTTGATAAGAAGGTATGGGAGGTAATTGAATATAAAAAAGGAGAAACTCCTTCAATCACTTTTAAGTATGAAAGTCATGATGGAGAGGAAG GTTATCCTGGAGACATCACTGTTACCGCAACTTACACCCTCACCTCAAGCACGACTCTGAGGCTCGACATGGAAGGAGTGCCTAAGAACAAGCCCACAATCATTAACTTAGCTCAGCATACCTATTGGAACTTAGCTGGCCATAACTCAGGCCATATACTTGATCATTCAATTAAGATACCGGCTAACCATGTCACTCCTGTTGATCAGAACACAGTACCAACCGGCGAAATCATGCCAGTGAAGGGGACACCTTTTGATTTTACGTCCGAAAGAAGAATAGGCGACACCGTTAATCAGGTTGGTCTAGGATATGACCATAACTACGTCCTCGATTGTGGCGAAGAGAAAGCTGGTTTGAAGCATGCTGCCAAAGTTAGAGATCCATCGAGCTCAAGGGTACTTAACTTGTGGACGAATGCACCCGGTATGCAATTCTACACAGCAAATTACGTCAACAACGTAACTGGAAAAGGAGGCGCTGTATATGGAAAGCATGCTGGATTATGTCTCGAGACACAAGGATTCCCTGATGCGGTAAACCACTCGCATTTCCCGTCTGTTGTGGTTCGACCTGGCGACAAATATCAACATACTATGTTGTTTGAGTTTTCAATCGAATGA
- the LOC127091071 gene encoding uncharacterized protein LOC127091071, with product MSQINIDWYVANVSFSSYTPVRMFKLIDFTSLEDIKDEIHYLLPYRDNRKIVKLEYRSPSIGNRGNIEFNKFELKTQAGVRAMWNTFFRFEIKVLLELEATISRSGEDILKMLRRPPGY from the coding sequence ATGTCACAAATAAACATTGACTGGTATGTCGCAAATGTCTCATTCTCCAGCTATACACCCGTGCGCATGTTCAAGCTCATTGATTTCACCTCCCTCGAAGATATCAAAGACGAAATCCATTATCTATTACCTTACCGAGATAATCGAAAGATTGTGAAGCTCGAGTACCGTTCACCGTCGATTGGAAACAGAGGAAATATTGAGTTTAACAAATTTGAGCTCAAAACGCAAGCGGGTGTAAGGGCTATGTGGAATACGTTTTTCCGTTTCGAAATAAAAGTTCTACTAGAGTTGGAAGCGACGATTTCAAGATCAGGCGAAGATATTCTGAAGATGTTGAGACGTCCACCTGGATATTGA